From one Luteolibacter arcticus genomic stretch:
- a CDS encoding EF-hand domain-containing protein — translation MNTTLSLIALALAGTLAVHAQEPAPAPEGGRGERRGGERAMPPEVVKEFDKDGDGKLNADEAKAAREARQAKAEEARKKMLEKYDADKDGKLSPEERTTMRTELEAKRKALVEKYDADKDGKLSPTEIKAAKDAGEEVPEFRPMGGGRRGEGAPGGEGRPNRRGQGGGEKPAPPAGE, via the coding sequence ATGAATACGACCCTTAGCCTGATCGCCCTGGCCCTCGCCGGCACCCTCGCCGTGCATGCCCAAGAACCCGCACCGGCACCAGAAGGCGGCCGGGGCGAACGCCGCGGCGGCGAACGCGCCATGCCCCCGGAAGTCGTCAAGGAATTCGACAAGGACGGCGACGGCAAGCTCAACGCCGACGAAGCCAAGGCCGCCCGCGAGGCACGCCAGGCCAAGGCCGAAGAAGCCCGCAAGAAGATGCTGGAGAAGTACGACGCCGACAAGGACGGCAAGCTCAGCCCCGAAGAGCGCACCACCATGCGGACCGAGCTGGAAGCCAAGCGCAAGGCCCTGGTCGAAAAGTATGACGCCGACAAGGACGGCAAGCTCAGCCCCACGGAAATCAAGGCCGCCAAGGACGCCGGCGAGGAAGTCCCCGAATTCCGCCCCATGGGTGGTGGACGCCGCGGTGAAGGCGCCCCCGGTGGCGAAGGCCGCCCAAACCGCCGTGGCCAAGGCGGCGGCGAGAAGCCCGCTCCTCCGGCCGGCGAATAA